One genomic segment of Plasmodium cynomolgi strain B DNA, chromosome 14, whole genome shotgun sequence includes these proteins:
- a CDS encoding HORMA domain containing protein (putative): MISRMSVRTHTQSETLTKQDSVNMLKNIIKLGISLVTYLRNLFEESAYEEVHIQELKLKRLLPINREAHMIINWLEKGVFDAIEKEYLRILILDINDIYDNSIECYKFSFSYNSVRGGKIGITLETSQNKPNNTLNPLPERTYLSMKLLYYDEIVPYNYQPPYFRNPDNKDLLKFVNLPNEDYVGKVDTGHHYLSIVVNSTSASNEQQQVGSYNCSEMHNQDMSNANRHPYGKIPDGDYYQYDGEGEHPRRAKNQDNPDEGLHGDSHYDQDDELNKYAAGRGEKRYKQAKYEDDRQAFLKKRLVKSRNKGKDRKNCIVIDDDNFAEEDEEEGQGDNKDYDEDYDEDYGEDYGEDYDEDYDEDYDEDYDEDYAEDDDEDDDDEEYVEGRNGTTRGDADNRTGDNRNRVETRYEDERDADYDYYDEYEEDDTEENVDDDDDDDSDVDYEYDEEYSSLSDERSHKRSKRSCKKTGTKRKKKLSPSLSDSKLNDKISASLVRVIKCSNDHDDSSNSDNNECYSKIGKMLSQTNKDADEHDCVKVEKREIEDDKKKKNKYCVNNKKELGNSYYRSNPYRRNIDKMATRLYDNSGANNSPYSNTNGKATNELNKPYGIQNNSKTNTSRLYSSYGVDDANAYLDNVRDRDRDRERDRDREHYENRKNYIKTHKDNSLMKMKKKRKKEKLTYKNLKNKKSLHKTFMVKYKKKKMLHKIRIYITRYKILSKTKIRQKFPSVSNYEIDKVLHKLVNENIIRRDGYKFYKFVEDKSDGKEGLEKKHDGEPGHAQMEQTEQTEQMEKTEHMEQTDQMEKTEQMEQMEQTEQIEQTEHSNQKLKEEIRKEDDSVVDPVDHPADEPPDDHPAEQQQPNADANFIDMSKEDSVKNSEIENSYENSLLNNISDPLESQEAIEQIDKEDQNNMNQINDDIQKLYNDVYNLCVKTKYVNKEIITKGLNIYPLLAKPLIDRLLREGVLKKKVVKNKGYESNIFVPIESAYIANNRVDEVGVKSDAPAENLADEEKN, encoded by the exons ATGATTTCGCGCATGTCGGTCAGAACACACACCCAATCGGAAACGCTAACGAAGCAGGACTCTGTGAACatgctaaaaaatataatcaaaCTGGGGATCAGTTTAGTCACCTATTTACGAaatttatttgaagaaaGTGCCTATGAAGAAGTACACATCCaagaattaaaattaaagagaCTTCTACCCATCAACCGAGAAGCACATATGATAATTAATTGGCTTGAAAAAGGAGTATTCGACGCTATAGAAAAAGAATACTTACGGATCCTAATCTTAGACATAAATGACATATATGATAACTCCATCGAATGCTATAAATTTAGTTTTTCCTACAACTCTGTTAGGGGTGGAAAAATAGGGATCACATTGGAGACGTCCCAAAATAAGCCAAATAAT ACATTAAATCCTTTACCTGAGAGAACGTACCTCTCGATGAAGCTCCTTTATTATGATGAAATCGTTCCGTACAATTATCAGCCTCCCTACTTTAGAAACCCAGACAACAAGGATctattaaaatttgttaatctACCCAATGAGGACTATGTTGGAAAGGTAGACACGGGTCATCACTACCTTTCCATAGTTGTCAATTCTACTAGCGCTAGTAATGAACAACAGCAGGTGGGTTCCTACAATTGCAGCGAGATGCACAATCAGGATATGAGCAATGCAAACCGTCATCCGTACGGCAAAATTCCAGATGGGGATTACTACCAATATGATGGTGAAGGGGAACATCCCAGGAGAGCGAAAAATCAGGACAATCCTGACGAGGGTCTCCATGGTGATTCTCACTATGATCAGGATGATGAACTTAATAAGTATGCAGCTGGTCGAGGCGAAAAGAGATACAAGCAAGCCAAGTACGAGGATGATAGACAAGCCTTCCTGAAGAAGCGACTAGTGAAAAGCAGAAATAAAGGAAAGGATAGGAAAAACTGCATAGTCATAGATGATGACAATTTTGCAGAGGAAGATGAAGAGGAAGGTCAAGGCGATAATAAAGACTATGATGAGGACTATGATGAGGACTATGGTGAGGACTATGGTGAGGACTATGATGAGGACTATGACGAGGACTACGATGAGGACTATGATGAGGACTATGCTGAGGACGATGATgaagacgatgatgatgaagaatACGTAGAGGGGCGTAATGGAACCACCCGAGGAGATGCTGATAATCGCACAGGCGATAATCGTAACAGAGTGGAAACTCGCTATGAGGACGAGCGAGACGCGGACTATGATTACTATGATGAATATGAAGAAGACGACACGGAGGAAAATGtcgatgatgacgatgatgatgactcCGATGTTGATTACGAATACGATGAGGAATACTCCAGCCTGAGCGATGAACGGTCGCataaaaggagcaaaaggagttgcaaaaaaactggaacgaaaaggaaaaaaaagttatcgCCATCTTTATCGGATAGcaaattaaatgataaaatatcaGCATCTCTAGTCAGAGTCATCAAATGTAGTAACGACCATGATGATAGTAGCAACTCGGATAATAACGAATGCTACAGCAAGATAGGCAAAATGCTCTcacaaacaaacaaagaTGCAGATGAACATGATTGTGTAAAAGTAGAGAAGAGAGAAATAGAAGAcgataagaagaagaaaaataaatactgcgttaacaataaaaaagaacTCGGAAATTCCTACTATAGGAGTAACCCCTACAGGAGGAACATAGATAAAATGGCTACCCGTTTGTATGATAATTCCGGTGCCAATAATTCCCCATATAGCAacacaaatggaaaagcTACCAACGAACTGAATAAGCCCTACGGAAttcaaaataattccaaAACTAATACGAGTCGTTTGTACTCTTCCTATGGAGTGGACGATGCGAATGCATACCTTGACAATGTTAGGGACAGGGACAGAGACCGAGAAAGGGATCGAGACAGGGAGCACTAcgaaaataggaaaaactACATCAAAACGCACAAAGATAACTCTCtcatgaaaatgaaaaagaaaagaaaaaaagaaaaattaacctacaaaaatttaaaaaacaaaaaatcgCTGCACAAAACATTCATggttaaatataaaaagaagaaaatgcttcACAAAATAAGAATCTACATCACGAGATATAAAATTCTCAGCAAGACAAAAATCAGGCAGAAGTTCCCCAGTGTCTCCAACTACGAAATTGACAAAGTTTTGCACAAGCTCGTCAACGAAAATATCATTCGCAGGGACGGGTACAAGTTTTATAAGTTCGTTGAAGATAAGAGCGATGGGAAGGAGGGCTTGGAGAAGAAGCACGACGGGGAGCCAGGCCACGCGCAGATGGAGCAGACGGAGCAGACGGAGCAGATGGAGAAGACGGAGCATATGGAGCAGACGGATCAAATGGAGAAGACGGAGCAGATGGAACAGATGGAGCAGACGGAGCAGATAGAACAGACGGAGCACTCGAACCAAAAGCTCAAAGAGGAAATCCGCAAAGAGGATGACTCGGTTGTAGACCCGGTTGATCACCCAGCCGATGAACCACCTGACGACCACCCCgcggagcagcagcagccaAACGCAGATGCAAATTTCATCGACATGTCCAAAGAGGATAGCGTGAAAAATTCAGAGATCGAAAACAGTTATGAAAATAGCCTGCTGAACAACATTTCCGACCCCTTAGAAAGTCAGGAGGCCATCGAGCAGATAGACAAAGAGGATCAAAACAACATGAATCAAATTAATGACGACATCCAAAAGCTCTACAACGATGTATACAATTTGTGTGTTAAGACAAAATATGTcaataaagaaattattacAAAGGGACTTAACATTTATCCTTTGCTTGCCAAGCCGTTAATAGATAGACTTTTACGAGAGggagttttaaaaaaaaaggtcgtGAAAAATAAGGGTTATGAAAGTAACATCTTTGTCCCCATTGAAAGTGCCTATATTGCTAATAACAGGGTGGACGAAGTGGGCGTCAAGTCCGATGCCCCTGCGGAGAATCTCGCggacgaggaaaaaaattga
- a CDS encoding snoRNP protein GAR1 (putative), producing the protein MGFFKKNRKGSFNRGQESEMKFDKIILGGTFYKHCENDLVIKNKLENLVPYFNGRIFLENKEEIGKVDEILGPINEFYFSVKLKEGIHAKSFSTDTKFFIDQSQTLPLSRFLPQEKKVTHQPKKKKRSNREKKQNNLTPNVKKPNNFTFRGNHKNDRGGRNDNNQYKRNSGNFRNDKNNFRNRPNSGQFLFLIKSCHLGGPCACQNAHKKWLQQCGFHLCDEFEIQFLHFPYFY; encoded by the exons ATGGGGTTCTTCAAAAagaacagaaaaggaagctTCAACCGAGGCCAAGAAAGCGAAATGAAAtttgacaaaataattttgggGGGCACATTCTACAAACATTGCGAAAATGACTtagttattaaaaataagttggAAAATTTAGTTCCCTATTTTAACGGTAGGATATTTctggaaaataaagaagaaataggAAAAGTCGATGAAATCCTTGGGCCCATTAacgaattttatttttctgttaaattaaaagaaggGATACATGCAAAGTCGTTTTCGACCGatacgaaattttttattgaccAATCACAGACACTCCCACTGAGTAGGTTTTTACCGCAAGAAAAGAAAGTTACGCATCAaccaaagaagaaaaaaagatcgaatagggagaagaagcaaaataatttgacccccaatgtgaagaagcccaataattttactttccggggtaatcataaaaatgacaGAGGTGGGAGGAACGACAATAATCAGTATAAAAGGAACAGTGGGAACTtcagaaatgataaaaataatttcaggAACAGACCTAACAGCGGTC AGTTTCTTTTCCTCATAAAAAGTTGCCACTTGGGGGGGCCGTGCGCGTGccaaaatgcacacaaaaagtGGCTCCAACAATGTGGGTTCCATTTGTGCGACGAGTTCGAAAtccaatttttgcatttcccttatttttattaa
- a CDS encoding ribosomal RNA large subunit methyltransferase J (putative) gives MKLLHLTGKKNFLFQNMQLRLYKEAPPKVLNKKSSHSSQWIQRQITDRYVLKAKNDNYRSRAAYKLIELDNKYMFLKKNKTILDIGCYPGSWCQVILERTKNYSNEIIGIDKKIMDPLPNIHFIHAEIGGAKDNTNDNNLVDVKLREILQGKKVDIILSDAAVPCVGNKIDDHLNSCELTLGITNFMEQYINMGGTYVVKMYLGSQTDNLKTYLKTIFQFVNTTKPKASRRESREVYLVCRNFLGRKKIGEDVQIKGAFSLKEGYY, from the coding sequence atgaaattgcTCCATTTAActgggaagaaaaacttcCTATTTCAGAACATGCAGCTACGGCTGTATAAGGAAGCGCCGCCAAAGgtgttaaacaaaaaaagcagtCACTCAAGTCAGTGGATACAAAGGCAAATAACGGACAGATATGTgttgaaagcaaaaaatgacaactACAGAAGTAGGGCAGCATACAAACTTATCGAACTAGACAATAAATACATGTtcttgaagaaaaacaaaaccatATTAGATATTGGGTGCTACCCTGGTAGTTGGTGCCAAGTCATTTTAGAACGAACGAAGAATTACTCAAATGAAATTATAGGtatcgataaaaaaattatggaccCATTACCTAACATACATTTCATACATGCAGAAATAGGAGGAGCAAAAGATAACACAAACGATAATAACCTTGTAGATGTAAAGTTGAGAGAAATCctacagggaaaaaaagtcgACATAATATTAAGTGATGCCGCTGTACCTTGTGttggaaacaaaattgatgacCATTTGAATTCCTGTGAACTTACTTTAGgcataacaaattttatggaGCAGTATATAAACATGGGGGGGACCTACGTGGTTAAGATGTACCTGGGTAGTCAGACGGATAACTTGAAAACTTATTTGAAAACGATTTTCCAGTTCGTCAATACGACTAAACCGAAGGCGTCTAGGCGTGAGTCCAGGGAGGTGTACTTAGTGTGCAGGAACTTCCTCGGCCGGAAGAAAATCGGCGAGGATGTGCAGATTAAGGGCGCCTTCTCGCTCAAGGAGGGGTATTAC
- a CDS encoding hypothetical protein (putative), whose product MLISFLHKRQYFLLASHLYNNIHYYNNVVKIVFFIWLIQLYSYSLDLYMHLYLITRCSFPRRQLQNGANVGRPPDSHPSSGNSDQLSGTSDQPCGTDSKCAAQLGPSDEAESDATPHPRGRPSDHSEVATDSSHDELSGKDSQSVCQTEAGKADKAKKANKANEANEVNKANKTNKTNKTKRKEKTHSKEAGARASTAGGEDVIAKEAKLNNTKGGNTNIGNDQHTDNDEKQKKGTTNVHKSNVESAIKNDKYLRSGKKSFIRFFQKMIEKDERNDQKYSFDFSKGKKMNIKTLTESDNFYVLLKIYKMKNVEIFNFLKAQKGLILDDMERYRRVFVEGEAHLAGKAGRTKQRGTSPTSPLTSEEELSMDEVQTATTPKNLTTQPSSTTPPTSTADRAKRKLYRDIYAYKCLEASVYMIILLKHFKTFFQLNDVIAQILESFNKTNFVLLFKFMCNDYNYIINYYINSNKFTALFNVIVLFPQNVLLDVLKNYAFILYLHKPQKYVDMLIFYDNLIDDYADVIVCMFVIIYFFKGREAPKSGDMSDEKKSGGELHDNDGDGDHRDDHPDDHPDDHRQNHRGGDPTAQKHTDECIRFLEYIANKIIEENTLTERENYMYTFECTWKKNHVINCLLILYIEKKEDEKIKIFLNRLKSSGIHFDYLFIIRFLKEKKKKISFPIFI is encoded by the exons ATgctaatttcttttttacataaaaggCAGTACTTTCTTTTGGCGTCCCATCTGTACAATAACATTCACTACTATAACAACGTCGTTAAAATCGTGTTCTTCATATGGCTCATCCAGCTGTACTCCTACTCCCTCGATCTATACATGCACCTGTACCTCATCACGCGTTGCTCCTTCCCTCGGCGGCAGCTCCAAAATGGAGCCAACGTGGGAAGGCCCCCAG ATTCTCATCCATCAAGTGGAAATTCTGATCAGCTAAGTGGAACTTCCGATCAACCATGTGGAACGGATTCCAAATGCGCCGCCCAACTGGGCCCCTCCGATGAAGCGGAATCGGACGCAACTCCCCACCCTAGGGGTCGGCCCAGTGACCACTCGGAAGTAGCCACCGATTCAAGTCATGACGAACTGAGCGGAAAGGACAGCCAGTCGGTCTGTCAAACGGAAGCGGGTAAAGCTGACAAAGCTAAGAAGGCGAACAAGGCGAACGAGGCGAACGAGGTGAACAAAGCgaacaaaacgaacaaaacgaacaaaacGAAGCGGAAGGAAAAGACCCATTCGAAAGAAGCCGGGGCGCGCGCAAGCACAGCGGGAGGTGAAGACGTGATCGCAAAAGAGGCAAAGTTGAACAATACCAAAGGGGGCAACACCAACATTGGTAACGACCAACACACGGACAACGATGAAAAGCAGAAGAAAGGAACAACGAATGTGCATAAGAGCAACGTAGAGAgtgcaataaaaaatgacaagtaCCTGAGAAGCGGTAAAAAATCCTTCATTCGTTTCTTCCAGAAGATGATAGAGAAGGACGAAAGGAATGATCAAAAATACAGTTTCGACTTTTcgaagggaaagaaaatgaatATCAAAACGCTAACCGAGAGCGACAATTTTTACGTCTTGctgaaaatatacaaaatgaagaatgtggaaattttcaattttttgaaagCTCAGAAGGGGCTTATTTTGGATGACATGGAGAGGTACAGAAGGGTCTTCGTGGAGGGAGAGGCACATCTCGCAGGGAAAGCAGGGCGGACGAAGCAAAGGGGGACATCCCCCACATCGCCACTGACCTCGGAAGAGGAGCTATCCATGGACGAGGTGCAAACCGCGACCACGCCGAAAAACTTAACCACACAGCCAAGCTCAACTACGCCGCCAACCTCGACGGCGGATCGCGCGAAGAGAAAACTGTACAGAGACATCTACGCGTACAAATGCCTCGAAGCGAGCGTGTATATGATCATCCTGCTGAAGCATTTCAAAACGTTCTTCCAGCTGAATGATGTTATTGCGCAGATTCTGGAGAGTTTcaacaaaacaaattttgtccttctctTTAAATTCATGTGTAACGATTACAATTACATAATCAACTACTACATCAACAGCAATAAGTTCACTGCCCTTTTTAACGTCATTGTTCTATTCCCTCAGAATGTGCTCTTGGACGTGTTAAAGAATTACGCCTTCATTTTGTACCTGCACAAACCACAGAAATATGTGGATATGCTAATTTTCTACGACAACTTGATTGACGATTATGCGGACGTTATTGTGTGCATGTTTgtcataatttatttttttaaaggcagGGAGGCGCCCAAGAGTGGGGACATGAGCGATGAGAAGAAGAGCGGTGGGGAGCTTCATGACAACGATGGTGATGGGGACCACCGAGATGATCACCCAGATGATCACCCTGATGATCACCGCCAAAACCACCGAGGCGGTGATCCCACTGCCCAGAAGCACACAGATGAATGCATCCGGTTCTTGGAATACATTGCGAACAAAATAATCGAAGAAAACACGTTGacagaaagggaaaattatatgtacacattcgaatgcacatggaaaaaaaaccacgtCATAAATTGCTTACTTATTTTGTacatcgaaaaaaaagaggatgaaaagataaaaattttcttaaacaGATTAAAATCGTCGGGCATTCATTTTGACTATCTATTTATTATACGctttttgaaggaaaaaaaaaagaaaatttcattccccatttttatataa
- a CDS encoding hypothetical protein (putative), whose amino-acid sequence MPIHERGPLIKKKRRFFDLKLFRQHLRRQKTEEIENEKREILKSCAKDPPENWNVKKFLAKIEIGENIDEIDRAFKSWTDFITITPKELYAMECLTNEQRRKIWKYVNQFNYGLYPEDSYDDFVRNFQAPPLENENKPWTKEDEENFEFYLNYFDVHFGDPWIYISWKMKRTFDDVQNKYIELYLKKKNKNRKCEICLTKSTTPLLMNRKFKLDPPFLFFIPSSVNFPPMSIYDYCKKKESLSVSTQHRNAGDETALRGGSSQQRLVEDDALYPSYGSFIFSPSFLRYVDKACF is encoded by the exons ATGCCAATCCACGAAAGGG GCCCGCTGatcaaaaagaagaggagaTTCTTCGACCTGAAGTTGTTCAGGCAGCATTTACGAAGacaaaaaacagaagaaattgaaaatgaaaaaagagaaattttGAAGAGTTGTGCAAAGGATCCCCCAGAAAACTggaatgttaaaaaattccttGCCAAAATAGAGATAGGAGAAAATATTGACGAAATAGATAGAGCTTTTAAAAGTTGGACAGACTTCATCACCATAACGCCAAAGGAGTTATATGCAATGGAATGCTTAACAAATGaacagagaagaaaaatatggaaatatGTAAATCAGTTTAATTATGGATTATATCCGGAAGACTCTTATGACGATTTTGTTCGCAATTTTCAAGCCCCTCCacttgaaaatgaaaataaaccATGGACAaaggaagatgaagaaaattttgaattttacTTAAATTATTTCGATGTACATTTTGGTGATCCATGGATATACATTTcttggaaaatgaaaaggacaTTTGATGATgttcaaaataaatatatcgaattatatttgaaaaaaaaaaataaaaataggaaatGTGAAATTTGTCTTACCAAATCGACTACTCCTTTGTTAATGaatagaaaatttaaattggatccccccttccttttttttattccttcttcGGTTAATTTTCCTCCAATGAGCATATATGATTACTgtaagaaaaaggaatcGTTATCTGTAAGTACTCAGCACCGAAACGCGGGCGATGAGACTGCTCTGCGGGGTGGTTCCTCCCAACAGCGTCTAGTAGAAGATGATGCGTTGTACCCGTCCTACGgatcctttattttttcccccagtTTTTTGCGCTACGTGGATAAGGCTTGTTTT
- a CDS encoding hypothetical protein (putative): protein MHLLWWEEGTRYSFEISCGVRHRLQLYKPSKFKRITRNLYFRKKLFKLLTTKPCSEEVAKGSNEVKRKANEEAVFYNDIVDYPTRKRRIYKNNKFGVDDKVKIKNGEKPSFEKVLFKCTTLGYIELQHIISTFVSHEKDNFTGEDICALDNFLSLPEKEIFDYLNGDELIPQHHLDASVIKRLLRFVHVNHPHL, encoded by the exons ATGCATCTTTTGTGGTGGGAGGAGGGTACAAGATACTCTTTTGAAATATCATGCGGGGTGCGACATAggc TCCAGCTGTACAAACCATCGAAGTTTAAACGCATAACGAGAAACCTCtattttaggaaaaaattattcaaactACTTACGACCAAGCCATGCTCTGAAGAAGTAGCCAAGGGGAGCAACGAAGTTAAGCGGAAGGCAAATGAGGAGGCAGTTTTCTATAACGACATAGTTGATTACCCCACAAGAAAAAGACGCATTTACAAGAACAATAAATTTGGAGTAGACGATAaggttaaaataaaaaatggagaaaaaccAAGCTTTGAAAAAGTCCTATTTAAATGTACTACCTTGGGGTACATAGAGCTACAGCACATCATATCGACTTTTGTGAGCCACGAAAAGGATAATTTCACAGGTGAAGATATATGCGCTTTAGATAATTTTCTGAGTCTAccggaaaaagaaatttttgattACTTGAATGGGGATGAACTGATTCCACAACATCACTTGGACGCATCAGTAATAAAGCGCTTACTACGATTTGTCCATGTGAACCACCCCCATCTCTGA
- a CDS encoding ATP synthase delta chain mitochondrial (putative): MKGFTLQRSIAHLAIPPRWSCHVEKKNLCFFPCGRRGSTTNGLGNWIRPYSSTAGGKKGEDEYYLSMGDNIEKRYSLALYNVGKKNKKINEISSDILFIKNNFLKDKTFLNFLHTPNIENKEKLNFLKTECKKYNNNFSPITSNFLESLFDSKRINFLQKIIEEFELLLMKERKEIKCFVYTAKEINNTQKQKIQESILFKLKNELKPLIEYKIDKSILGGLVLQIGNQVFDFSAKYKIEKIRSTLS, translated from the coding sequence ATGAAAGGCTTCACCTTGCAACGCTCGATAGCCCATTTGGCCATTCCTCCCAGGTGGAGTTGCCATGTGGAAAAGAAGAACCTCTGTTTCTTTCCATGTGGCAGGAGGGGCAGTACGACAAATGGCTTGGGAAACTGGATAAGGCCCTACAGCAGCACAGCAGGAGGAAAGAAAGGGGAAGATGAGTATTACCTGTCCATGGGGGACAACATCGAAAAGAGATACAGCTTAGCGTTATACAATGTgggaaagaagaacaaaaaaataaacgaaataTCAagtgatatattatttataaaaaacaatttccTCAAGGATAAAACTTTTCTTAATTTCTTGCACACACcaaatattgaaaataaagaaaaattaaattttttaaaaacagaGTGTAAAAAGtataacaataattttaGCCCCATAACATCCAATTTTCTGGAGTCCCTATTCGATTccaaaaggataaattttttgcaaaaaataatcgaagAATTCGAATTGCTACTAAtgaaggagaggaaagaaATTAAGTGTTTTGTGTACACGGCCAAAGAAATCAATAACACtcagaaacaaaaaattcagGAGTCCATTCTTTTTAAGTTAAAGAATGAACTAAAACCTCTCATAGAGTACAAGATAGACAAAAGCATTTTGGGTGGGCTCGTCCTGCAAATTGGCAACCAAGTGTTTGATTTTTCTGCCAAGtacaaaattgagaagaTTAGGAGCACCTTGTCTTAG